In a single window of the Helicoverpa zea isolate HzStark_Cry1AcR chromosome 9, ilHelZeax1.1, whole genome shotgun sequence genome:
- the LOC124633100 gene encoding uncharacterized protein LOC124633100 — MSTVMWDLQVFDAEVLVALEAREARLALERGEAERAWAARCGRDAAPPDVLAERDDWGAATPSGVWCEWGGSALPRVSLPTLEVVAFSPRAPLHPPVPHPAAVALVLHNRESDNPVPLDSELCAEILRSLEDAPDCDDKHDSVERYRGGGSSGSSSGSEGSPDDDAHDLAPPPALPTPDDSLCRVGSGAMCRWTLTGRGVRLRADLASPEDVTLDTERHHGTSV, encoded by the exons ATGTCGACAGTGATGTGGGACCTGCAGGTGTTCGACGCGGAGGTGCTGGTGGCGCTGGAGGCGCGCGAGGCGCGGCTGGCGCTGGAGCGCGGCGAGGCGGAGCGCGCGTGGGCGGCGCGCTGCGGGCGCGACGCGGCGCCGCCCGACGTGCTCGCCGAGCGCGACGACTGGGGCGCCGCTACAC CGTCAGGTGTGTGGTGTGAGTGGGGCGGTAGTGCCTTGCCCCGGGTGTCGCTGCCGACGCTGGAGGTGGTGGCGTTCAGCCCGAGAGCCCCGCTACACCCGCCCGTGCCGCACCCCGCCGCTGTAGCTCTCGTGCTGCACAACCG CGAGTCTGACAACCCAGTGCCGCTGGACTCGGAGCTGTGCGCCGAGATACTGCGCAGTCTAGAGGACGCGCCCGACTGCGACGATAAACATG ACTCGGTGGAGCGTTACCGCGGCGGCGGCAGCTCGGGCTCCAGCTCCGGCAGCGAGGGCTCGCCCGACGACGACGCGCACGAcctcgcgccgccgccagcgttACCCACGCCTGACGACTCGCTCTGCAG GGTGGGCAGCGGCGCGATGTGTCGCTGGACGCTGACGGGGCGCGGCGTGCGGCTGCGCGCGGACCTGGCGTCGCCCGAGGACGTCACGCTCGACACCGAGCGGCACCACGGCACCTCCGTCTGA